A genomic segment from Nicotiana sylvestris chromosome 1, ASM39365v2, whole genome shotgun sequence encodes:
- the LOC104219296 gene encoding malate dehydrogenase, whose amino-acid sequence MAKDPVRVLVTGAAGQIGYALVPMIARGVMLGADQPVILHMLDIPPAAEALNGVKMELVDAAFPLLKGVVATTDAVEACTGVNVAVMVGGFPRKEGMERKDVMSKNVSIYKSQASALEKHAAPNCKVLVVANPANTNALILKEYAPSIPEKNISCLTRLDHNRALGQISERLNVQVSDVKNVIIWGNHSSSQYPDVNHATVATPAGEKPVRELVADDAWLNGEFISTVQQRGAAIIKARKLSSALSAASSACDHIRDWVLGTPEGTWVSMGVYSDGSYNVPAGLIYSFPVACKNGEWSIVQGLPIDEFSRKKLDATAEELSEEKALAYSCLT is encoded by the exons ATGGCTAAAGATCCAGTTCGCGTTCTCGTTACCGGTGCCGCCG GACAAATTGGATATGCTTTGGTTCCAATGATTGCCAGGGGAGTGATGTTGGGTGCAGATCAGCCTGTAATTCTCCACATGTTGGATATTCCACCTGCTGCAGAGGCATTGAATGGAGTGAAGATGGAATTAGTGGATGCTGCCTTCCCTCTTCTTAAGG GTGTTGTTGCCACAACTGATGCTGTTGAAGCATGCACTGGTGTTAACGTTGCGGTCATGGTTGGAGGTTTCCCCAGGAAAGAAGGCATGGAGAGAAAAGATGTGATGTCCAAGAATGTTTCTATTTACAAGTCCCAGGCTTCTGCTTTGGAGAAGCATGCAGCTCCCAACTGCAAG GTGTTGGTCGTTGCTAACCCTGCCAATACAAATGCATTGATCTTGAAAGAATATGCACCATCCATTCCTGAGAAGAACATTTCCTGTCTAACAAGGTTGGACCATAACAGGGCCCTAGGTCAAATCTCAGAGAGACTGAATGTTCAAGTGAGCGATGTTAAAAATGTCATCATTTGGGGAAACCACTCATCATCACAGTACCCTGATGTCAACCATGCAACAGTTGCAACACCAGCTGGAGAGAAGCCAGTCCGTGAACTTGTGGCTGATGATGCATG GTTGAATGGTGAGTTCATTTCTACTGTACAGCAGAGGGGTGCTGCCATTATCAAGGCTAGAAAGCTTTCTAGCGCCCTTTCCGCTGCTAGTTCTGCTTGTGATCACATACGTGATTGGGTCCTTGGAACTCCAGAG GGAACTTGGGTTTCTATGGGTGTTTACTCTGATGGGTCATACAATGTCCCAGCTGGGCTTATTTATTCCTTCCCAGTTGCATGCAAAAATGGAGAATGGTCTATTGTTCAAG GTCTTCCAATTGATGAGTTCTCAAGAAAGAAGTTGGACGCTACAGCTGAGGAACTATCCGAGGAAAAAGCATTGGCATATTCCTGCCTTACCTAA